Proteins encoded in a region of the Ursus arctos isolate Adak ecotype North America unplaced genomic scaffold, UrsArc2.0 scaffold_2, whole genome shotgun sequence genome:
- the SLC26A9 gene encoding solute carrier family 26 member 9, whose protein sequence is MSQPRPRYVVDRAAYSLTLFDDEFEKKDRTYPLGEKLRNAFRCSSAKIKAVVFGLLPVLSWLPKYKIKDYIIPDLLGGLSGGSIQVPQGMAFALLANLPAVNGLYSSFFPLLTYFFLGGIHQMVPGTFAVISILVGNICLQLAPESKFWVFNNATNKSYVDTAAMEAERLHVSATLACLTAIIQMGLGIVQFGFVAIYLSESFIRGFMTAAGLQILISVLKYIFGLTIPSYAGPGSIVFTFIDICKNLPHTNIASLIFALISGVFLVLVKELNARYMHRIRFPIPTEMIVVVVATAISGGCKMPQKYHMQIVGEIQHGFPTPVLPVVSQWKDMMGTAFSLAIVGYVINLAMGRTLASKHGYDVDSNQEMIALGCSNFFGSFFKIHVICCALSVTLAVDGAGGKSQVASLCVSLVVVITMLVLGSYLYPLPKSVLGALIAVNLKNSLKQLADPYYLWKKSKLDCCVWVVSFLSSFFLSLPYGVAVGVAFSALVVVFQTQFRNGYTLAQVMDTDIYVNPKAYSRVQEIEGVKIVTYCSPLYFANSEIFRQKVIAKTGVDPQKVLLAKQKYLRKQEKGRLRPTQQRKSLFMKTKTVSLQELQQDFENASPTDPNNNQTPANSASVSYITFSPDSSPAAHCEPPASAETPSEPCDMLASVPPFVTFHTIILDMSGVSFVDLMGIKALGKLSSTYGKIGVKVFLVNIHAQVYKDISHGGVFEDGCLERNHVFPSIHDAVLFAQANAREVAPGRDFHGAPVDPELSLYDLEEDSPSYWDLEQEMFGSMFHAETLTAL, encoded by the exons ATGAGCCAGCCCAGGCCCCGCTACGTGGTAGACAGAGCCGCATACTCTCTCACCCTCTTTGATGATGAGTTTGAGAAGAAGGACCGGACGTACCCACTGGGAGAGAAACTTCGCAATGCCTTCAG ATGTTCCTCAGCCAAGATCAAAGCTGTGGTGTTTGGGCTGCTCCCCGTGCTCTCCTGGCTCCCCAAGTACAAGATCAAAGACTACATCATCCCCGACCTGCTGGGCGGACTCAGTGGTGGATCCATCCAGGTCCCACAAG GCATGGCATTTGCTCTCTTGGCCAACCTTCCTGCCGTCAACGGCCTCtactcctccttcttccccctcctcaccTACTTCTTCCTGGGGGGTATACACCAGATGGTGCCAG GTACCTTTGCGGTTATCAGCATCCTGGTGGGTAACATCTGTCTGCAGCTGGCCCCAGAGTCGAAATTCTGGGTCTTCAACAACGCCACCAATAAAAGCTACGTGGACACGGCTGCCATGGAGGCCGAGAGGCTGCACGTGTCAGCGACACTGGCCTGCCTGACTGCCATCATCCAG ATGGGCCTGGGCATCGTGCAGTTCGGCTTTGTGGCCATCTACCTCTCCGAGTCCTTCATCCGGGGCTTCATGACGGCAGCCGGCCTGCAGATCCTGATCTCCGTGCTCAAGTACATCTTTGGACTGACCATCCCTTCCTACGCAGGCCCGGGGTCCATTGTCTTT ACCTTCATTGACATTTGCAAAAACCTCCCCCACACCAACATCGCCTCGCTCATCTTCGCCCTCATCAGTGGCGTCTTCCTGGTGCTGGTGAAGGAACTCAATGCTCGCTACATGCACAGGATTCGCTTCCCCATCCCTACGGAGATGATTGTG GTGGTGGTGGCAACAGCTATCTCTGGGGGCTGTAAGATGCCCCAAAAGTATCACATGCAGATCGTGGGGGAGATCCAACATGG CTTCCCCACCCCCGTGTTGCCTGTGGTTTCCCAGTGGAAGGACATGATGGGCACCGCCTTCTCACTGGCCATCGTGGGCTATGTCATCAACCTGGCCATGGGCCGGACCCTGGCCAGCAAGCACGGCTACGACGTGGATTCTAACCAG GAGATGATCGCCCtgggctgcagcaacttctttggctctttctttaaaatccaCGTCATTTGCTGTGCTCTCTCGGTCACTCTGGctgtggatggagctggaggaaaATCCCAG GTGGCAAGCCTGTGTGTATCCCTGGTTGTGGTGATCACCATGCTGGTCCTGGGGTCCTACCTGTACCCTCTCCCCAAG tctgtgctcGGAGCACTGATAGCTGTCAACCTCAAGAACTCCCTCAAGCAACTCGCTGACCCCTACTACCTGTGGAAGAAGAGCAAGCTGGACTGT TGTGTCTGGGTGGTCAGCTTCCTCTCCTCGTTCTTCCTGAGCCTGCCCTACGGTGTGGCCGTGGGCGTCGCCTTCTCCGCCCTGGTTGTGGTCTTCCAGACTCAGTT TCGAAATGGCTAcactttggcccaggtcatggaCACCGACATTTATGTTAATCCCAAGGCCTATAGTAGG GTCCAGGAAATCGAGGGTGTTAAGATTGTCACTTACTGCTCCCCTCTCTACTTTGCCAACTCAGAGATCTTCAGACAAAAAGTCATTGCTAAG ACGGGTGTGGACCCCCAGAAAGTACTGCTGGCCAAGCAAAAATACCTCAggaagcaggagaaggggaggctGAGGCCCACACAGCAGAGGAAGTCTCTGTTCATGAAAACCAAG actGTCTCCCTGCAGGAACTCCAGCAGGACTTTGAGAATGCCTCCCCGACGGACCCCAATAACAACCAGACCCCTGCTAACAGTGCCAGCGTCTCCTACATCACCTTCAGCCCTGACAGCTCCCCAGCGGCCCACTGTGAGCCACCAGCCTCCGCCGAGACCCCCAGTGAGCCCTGTGACATGCTGGCCAGCGTCCCACCCTTTGTCACCTTCCACACCATCATCCTCGATATGAGTGGGGTCAGCTTTGTGGACTTGATGGGCATCAAAGCCCTGGGCAAG CTGAGCTCCACCTACGGGAAGATCGGTGTGAAGGTGTTCTTGGTGAACATCCACG cccaggtGTACAAGGACATCAGCCATGGCGGTGTCTTTGAAGATGGGTGTCTAGAGCGCAATCACGTCTTTCCCAGCATACATGATGCTGTCCTCTTTGCCCAGGCAAATGCCAGAGAAGTGGCCCCAGGACGTGACTTCCACGGG GCTCCAGTGGACCCAGAGCTGTCCTTATACGATTTGGAGGAGGACAGCCCCAGCTACTGGGACTTAGAGCAG GAGATGTTCGGGAGTATGTTTCACGCAGAGACCCTGACTGCCCTGTGA